One Rhodococcus sp. P1Y DNA window includes the following coding sequences:
- a CDS encoding DUF4012 domain-containing protein, protein MTHSTESAPRSSTSKKRPVLIGVGVVVLIVVAFVAWLAYEAVSAKSNLEATRTAANSAKDALLDGDVQGAKAAAADASNSAAKAQNAASSLPFTVAGAVPYLGSPIATITEIADVVHGLAVDVLEPASDASASISPDSIVEGGGRVNLQALIDAEPVLASTSAAAEDLYARAQAIEDPAYLGVVQDARVQLENQTHDLAGLLTNTYTASKLVPTMMGASGPRSYFLAFQTNAEARGTGGLLGGFGILRAEDGTARVDTLGSNNELEFAERPIDLGPEYNALWGPRNTTTDFRNSNASPNFPYAGQIWSSMWAEQTGEQLNGAIGTDPIALGYILDATGPITLADGEVISGDNVVEVTLSTAYSRFGDDQIARKAYLQEIAAAVVGKMTTGVAPTRKLLDAVGRAGSEGRIQIWSADPAEQDVLSGTKIGHTLPDDPAPYANVVVNNAGGNKLDYYLARDISYTAESCTGPTRKSTVTATLTNNVDPNGLTSYVASTFQPGVPYGTNESIVYLYGTQGAKIVSTKVDGVSAFSVQGGTELGHPVQAAYLTVPPGESSTVVWELEEPSVPGEAVVPKQPLVDDPSITVDVPQC, encoded by the coding sequence ATGACCCACAGCACCGAGTCAGCACCGAGATCGAGCACGAGCAAGAAACGGCCCGTCCTCATCGGGGTCGGAGTTGTGGTTTTGATCGTCGTCGCCTTCGTCGCGTGGCTTGCCTACGAGGCCGTCAGCGCCAAATCGAATCTCGAAGCGACTCGTACTGCTGCCAATTCGGCCAAGGATGCGCTTCTCGACGGCGACGTGCAGGGCGCGAAGGCGGCAGCCGCAGATGCGTCGAATTCTGCCGCGAAGGCACAAAATGCCGCGTCCTCACTTCCGTTCACCGTCGCAGGCGCCGTTCCGTATCTCGGCAGTCCCATCGCCACGATCACCGAGATCGCCGACGTGGTCCACGGCTTGGCGGTCGATGTGCTCGAGCCTGCATCGGATGCGAGTGCGAGCATCTCACCGGACAGCATCGTCGAAGGTGGTGGGCGGGTGAACCTCCAGGCCCTGATCGACGCCGAACCCGTCCTCGCGTCGACGTCGGCAGCTGCCGAAGACCTCTACGCCAGGGCACAGGCCATCGAGGATCCGGCCTACCTCGGGGTCGTGCAGGACGCACGGGTCCAGTTGGAGAATCAGACTCACGATCTTGCCGGCTTGCTCACCAACACCTATACGGCAAGCAAGCTCGTCCCGACGATGATGGGCGCGAGCGGCCCGCGCTCGTACTTCCTGGCGTTTCAGACGAACGCCGAGGCGCGCGGCACCGGCGGTCTGCTCGGCGGCTTCGGCATTCTGCGCGCAGAGGACGGGACCGCACGCGTCGACACACTCGGTAGCAACAACGAGCTCGAGTTCGCCGAACGACCCATCGATCTGGGTCCCGAGTACAACGCGCTGTGGGGTCCCCGAAACACCACCACTGATTTCCGCAATTCCAATGCGAGCCCGAACTTTCCGTACGCAGGTCAGATCTGGTCGTCGATGTGGGCCGAGCAGACCGGCGAGCAGTTGAACGGGGCGATCGGCACCGATCCCATCGCACTCGGCTACATCCTCGACGCGACGGGCCCCATCACGTTGGCCGACGGCGAGGTCATCTCCGGCGACAACGTCGTCGAGGTCACGTTGTCGACGGCGTACTCGCGTTTCGGTGACGATCAGATCGCCCGCAAGGCGTATCTACAGGAGATCGCGGCGGCCGTAGTGGGCAAGATGACCACCGGTGTCGCACCGACCAGAAAGCTGCTCGACGCCGTGGGCCGCGCGGGCAGCGAGGGCCGCATTCAGATCTGGAGTGCGGATCCCGCCGAGCAGGATGTTCTGTCCGGCACCAAGATCGGCCACACGTTGCCCGATGATCCCGCCCCGTACGCCAACGTCGTCGTCAACAATGCGGGCGGCAACAAGCTCGACTACTACCTTGCTCGCGACATCAGCTACACCGCGGAATCATGCACCGGCCCGACGCGGAAGTCGACAGTGACCGCCACGTTGACCAACAACGTCGATCCGAACGGTCTCACTTCCTACGTGGCGAGTACGTTCCAGCCCGGCGTCCCTTACGGCACCAACGAGTCGATCGTCTATCTCTACGGCACGCAGGGCGCGAAAATCGTGTCGACGAAGGTCGACGGCGTCAGCGCGTTCTCGGTTCAGGGTGGAACCGAACTGGGGCATCCCGTGCAGGCGGCGTACCTCACCGTTCCACCCGGGGAGTCCTCGACGGTCGTGTGGGAGCTCGAAGAGCCCTCGGTGCCGGGTGAGGCCGTGGTTCCGAAGCAACCACTCGTCGACGACCCCAGCATCACCGTCGACGTTCCGCAGTGCTGA
- a CDS encoding sugar transferase: MEGKRLGQAPSSKGRDGFGEARLKPWDAAVKAVFDRVVASAMLLLLTPVLVTCALVVKCVDPRSPAIDRLPRFDREGREFELHNFRVPTLPPVRWAIERLGLRHLPELVNVMRGEMSLVGPRPLAVQSAPLVGSTIRPGMTGLWVLEPAAERTPQQIAELTHSYASSWSLATDIDILVRSAGAVRYGPNSSLRDRH, from the coding sequence ATGGAAGGGAAGCGGTTGGGCCAGGCGCCGAGCTCGAAGGGTCGAGACGGATTCGGCGAGGCTCGGCTGAAGCCGTGGGACGCCGCCGTCAAAGCTGTGTTCGACCGCGTCGTGGCGTCGGCGATGCTCCTACTGCTGACCCCGGTTCTGGTGACGTGCGCCCTCGTCGTCAAATGCGTGGACCCACGTAGCCCCGCGATCGACAGGTTGCCCAGGTTCGATCGGGAGGGCAGAGAATTCGAACTGCACAACTTCCGCGTACCGACGTTGCCGCCGGTGAGGTGGGCTATCGAGCGCCTCGGCTTACGACACCTGCCCGAGCTCGTCAACGTGATGAGAGGCGAGATGAGCCTCGTCGGGCCACGCCCGCTAGCGGTGCAGTCGGCTCCGCTCGTCGGGTCGACCATTCGGCCGGGCATGACCGGGCTGTGGGTCCTGGAGCCGGCCGCCGAGCGCACGCCGCAGCAGATCGCCGAACTCACTCACTCGTACGCATCGTCATGGTCCCTCGCGACCGACATCGACATCTTGGTGAGGTCTGCCGGCGCGGTCCGATACGGGCCCAATTCGTCCTTGCGCGATCGGCATTGA
- a CDS encoding WXG100 family type VII secretion target has protein sequence MTTPPHGYTVDLALLDQTTERIAQYVRSLTDTMAGIDADVTQRCAAVWGGEGSAAYQERQARWNAAIARANGEVEEMRLAARIAHGNYSSARSTNISMLGR, from the coding sequence GTGACCACCCCGCCCCACGGATACACCGTCGACCTGGCGTTGCTCGACCAGACGACCGAACGGATCGCGCAGTACGTTCGCTCGCTCACCGACACCATGGCCGGCATCGACGCCGACGTCACCCAGCGCTGCGCCGCGGTATGGGGTGGAGAGGGATCGGCCGCCTACCAGGAACGTCAGGCGCGCTGGAACGCCGCTATCGCCCGCGCCAACGGCGAGGTCGAAGAGATGCGGTTGGCGGCGCGGATCGCGCACGGCAACTATTCGTCGGCGAGATCGACCAACATCTCGATGCTCGGACGCTGA
- a CDS encoding putative toxin, with the protein MAETIRPQNYYDAANSVLTVAAAVSKIHTDTMAALADTGQMAGTDDAGTEFAEAYDAQAAAFESMGRNLGPAIHHYGRVLIQMGANHAQAEADSNVGGGAPLAPPADPGDGQLGMCVALPASAGAEGEGLVEVIGLLQNIGVPVPNGDTDKLTTASTAWAKVASDSDGSFLGKLQATCATLDQMNGEEVDIVVEDLEELGSLVDEYAALAGALRDSVEAHKSYLADVRAKMADLLNDLAVELAITAAAGILSSFVTFGAGAAVATAKATSTIARYGTKISGLISSVKSMRAAIKIADFFSASSAAKSNARLVRFLQMELKQATTQGQKNNLAGRIGELKAGIDPNIPKRPIEINGRTRIPDEIDDTAAIVREVKNTNSIGATQQVKDMAQFASERGYTFELIVDERTIISGPLQTMIDNGEIVLKRMALN; encoded by the coding sequence ATGGCAGAGACGATCAGGCCGCAGAACTACTACGACGCCGCGAACTCGGTGCTTACCGTCGCTGCCGCAGTGTCGAAGATCCACACCGACACCATGGCGGCGTTGGCCGACACCGGCCAGATGGCCGGAACAGACGACGCCGGAACAGAATTCGCCGAAGCGTACGACGCGCAAGCCGCAGCGTTCGAATCGATGGGCCGCAACCTCGGTCCCGCGATCCATCATTACGGCCGAGTCTTGATTCAGATGGGCGCGAACCACGCTCAGGCCGAGGCAGATTCGAACGTCGGTGGTGGTGCGCCGCTGGCCCCGCCTGCAGATCCGGGCGACGGTCAGCTCGGAATGTGCGTCGCATTGCCGGCTTCTGCGGGCGCAGAAGGCGAGGGGCTCGTCGAGGTCATCGGCCTCCTGCAGAACATCGGGGTTCCGGTTCCCAACGGCGACACCGACAAACTGACCACCGCATCCACTGCCTGGGCAAAGGTCGCGAGCGACAGCGACGGTTCCTTCCTCGGAAAGCTTCAGGCGACCTGCGCGACTCTCGACCAGATGAACGGCGAAGAAGTAGACATCGTCGTCGAGGACCTCGAAGAGCTGGGCTCGCTCGTCGACGAGTATGCCGCTCTCGCAGGAGCTCTGCGCGACAGCGTCGAAGCACACAAGAGTTACCTTGCCGACGTTCGCGCGAAGATGGCCGATCTGCTGAACGATCTCGCCGTCGAACTGGCCATCACCGCTGCAGCAGGAATTCTGTCGTCGTTCGTCACTTTTGGTGCGGGCGCGGCCGTGGCGACGGCGAAGGCCACGAGCACCATTGCACGCTACGGAACCAAGATCAGTGGCCTCATCTCGAGTGTGAAGAGCATGAGAGCGGCCATCAAGATCGCCGACTTCTTCAGCGCTAGTTCGGCGGCGAAGAGCAACGCCAGGTTGGTCCGCTTCCTGCAGATGGAGCTCAAGCAGGCCACCACACAGGGGCAGAAGAACAACCTCGCCGGACGCATCGGTGAACTCAAGGCCGGAATCGACCCCAACATTCCCAAGAGGCCCATCGAGATCAACGGCCGCACCAGGATTCCCGACGAGATCGACGACACCGCTGCGATCGTCCGCGAAGTCAAGAACACCAACAGTATCGGTGCAACCCAGCAAGTCAAGGACATGGCACAGTTCGCATCCGAGCGCGGCTATACTTTCGAGCTGATAGTCGATGAGAGGACCATCATTTCCGGTCCACTGCAGACAATGATCGACAACGGTGAAATAGTCCTCAAGAGAATGGCTTTGAACTAG
- a CDS encoding WXG100 family type VII secretion target, whose product MYTETAVQIDAAVSARKYSSDMVDDLARLGRDVEDLLQVWTGGAADSYGQSWAELKSAIEVIAGDLEQIGDLVGESARDYERAESDNATTFSSTKMLRL is encoded by the coding sequence ATGTACACCGAGACAGCGGTGCAGATCGATGCGGCTGTCAGTGCACGCAAGTACTCGTCGGACATGGTCGACGATCTCGCGCGTTTGGGCCGCGACGTCGAGGACCTGCTCCAGGTGTGGACCGGTGGAGCTGCCGATTCCTACGGGCAGAGCTGGGCCGAATTGAAGTCGGCCATCGAAGTCATCGCGGGCGACCTCGAGCAGATCGGCGATCTCGTCGGAGAATCGGCACGCGACTACGAGCGGGCCGAATCGGACAACGCCACCACCTTCTCGTCGACGAAGATGCTGCGGCTGTGA